The Neisseria yangbaofengii genome contains a region encoding:
- the fdxH gene encoding formate dehydrogenase subunit beta yields MALQSLDIKRRSATSGITPPPQVRKPVEVAKLIDVSTCIGCKACQVACSEWNDIRDEIGENVGVYDNPIDLTAKSWTVMRFSETEEHGKLEWLIRKDGCMHCADPGCLKACPSPGAIIQYENGIVDFHQENCIGCGYCISGCPFNIPRINKEDNRAYKCTLCSDRVAVGQEPACVKTCPTGAIQFGSKEHMKEAAQERIKDLNSRGYQNAGLYDPQGVGGTHVMYVLHHADKPNLYNGLPENPSISPTVKVWKGLLKPLATFGIAAAAVAGWMHYITVGPNREGEDKPEVIGKDGKILHGEEDA; encoded by the coding sequence ATGGCATTGCAATCATTAGACATCAAACGCCGCTCTGCAACATCGGGTATCACGCCTCCGCCTCAGGTGCGTAAACCGGTTGAAGTGGCAAAATTAATCGACGTCAGCACCTGTATCGGCTGTAAAGCCTGTCAGGTGGCGTGTTCGGAATGGAATGACATTCGTGACGAAATCGGTGAAAACGTCGGTGTGTATGACAACCCGATTGATTTGACCGCAAAAAGCTGGACGGTGATGCGTTTTAGCGAAACCGAAGAACACGGCAAACTGGAATGGCTCATTCGTAAAGACGGCTGTATGCACTGTGCCGATCCGGGCTGTCTGAAAGCGTGTCCATCACCGGGTGCGATTATTCAGTATGAAAACGGCATTGTCGATTTCCATCAGGAAAACTGTATCGGTTGCGGTTACTGTATTTCAGGCTGTCCGTTTAACATTCCGCGCATCAACAAAGAAGACAACCGTGCTTACAAATGTACTTTGTGTTCGGACCGCGTGGCTGTCGGCCAAGAGCCCGCTTGCGTGAAAACCTGCCCGACCGGCGCAATTCAGTTCGGTAGCAAGGAGCACATGAAAGAAGCGGCTCAAGAGCGCATTAAAGACTTGAACAGCCGCGGCTATCAAAATGCAGGCCTGTATGACCCGCAAGGCGTAGGCGGTACGCACGTGATGTATGTCTTGCACCATGCTGACAAACCTAACCTGTACAACGGCTTGCCTGAGAATCCAAGTATCAGCCCAACCGTGAAAGTATGGAAAGGTTTGCTCAAGCCTTTGGCGACATTCGGTATTGCTGCGGCAGCGGTTGCCGGTTGGATGCACTACATTACCGTAGGTCCTAACCGTGAAGGCGAAGATAAACCTGAAGTCATCGGCAAAGACGGTAAAATCTTGCACGGTGAGGAGGACGCATAA